Within the Setaria viridis chromosome 3, Setaria_viridis_v4.0, whole genome shotgun sequence genome, the region CAATTCCTCAACCTTTGCTTTGATTTGTTTCTCCGCTTCTTCTTGGTACATATCGGCAGCATCCATAAACACAAGACCTGCCTTCCTGGTATCCTCCAATTCCTCCGCCTTTGCCTTAACTTGCTTCTCCGCTTCTTCTTGGTAAGCATCAGCGGCATCCATGAATAACACGGCTGCCTTCCTCGTGTCCCCCAattccatctcccttgccttaaTTTGCTTCTCTGCAACTTCTTCGTATGAATCCGCAGCGCTCATGAACATCAGGCCCGCCTTCCTGGTGTCATCCAGTTCCTCCACCTTCGCCTTAATCTGCCGCTCTGCTACTTCCTGGTATAAACCCGCAGCGTCCATGAACACCAAACCAGCCTTCCTCGTGTCCTCCAATTGCTGCACTAGCTCATTGCATTGCTCGGCGTTTCTGCGCTCCAGCTCCTGCAACCTGTGCTTCATCGTGGAGACCTGGTTTGAGAGCACATGAGCGGCCTTCGTCTTCTCCTCCAGGTTCTTCTCCAGCTTACCCTTGTCACCGGACAGCTCGGTGTTCTTGCGCTCCAGGTCCTGCACCCTGCGCTCCAGCGTGGTGACCTGGTTTGAGAGCTCCCGAGCCACTCTGCTCACCTCTTCCAATTGCCACCCCTGCGACTGCGAGGAGGACTCACGGGATTGCTCTCCCCCCATGTTGTCACGCACCCGTCGGAGGTGGGAGGCGCCTCGCTCGCTGTCGTCGTCGTGCCCCAGCTGCCTCAGGGTGAATATGTACAAGGAAAttaagagggagggagaggatggaGTGCCGGTGATGAGGAAGAGTGAAGAAGCAGAGGAGACAAGGGATGGAGTGTTGGGTGAGAAGAGGAGGGAATCAGAGGATGGATTGCCGCCCAAGTGAGACCCGCCTCCTCGATTCTGCATTCTTTGGCAAATGTGATGACGGCAATCTGAAATTCCTGAATGTTCTGACAGTATGACTGCATTGCAACGTTCAGGGGAATTCACCTGCGCCTTGGTGGCATGCTGTTGCTGGTGGAGTTTGTGGTGAACCTGCACCTTCGATTGTAAATTTAGACCCGCAGATAATTGGTACTTTCTT harbors:
- the LOC117849977 gene encoding uncharacterized protein; protein product: MGGEQSRESSSQSQGWQLEEVSRVARELSNQVTTLERRVQDLERKNTELSGDKGKLEKNLEEKTKAAHVLSNQVSTMKHRLQELERRNAEQCNELVQQLEDTRKAGLVFMDAAGLYQEVAERQIKAKVEELDDTRKAGLMFMSAADSYEEVAEKQIKAREMELGDTRKAAVLFMDAADAYQEEAEKQVKAKAEELEDTRKAGLVFMDAADMYQEEAEKQIKAKVEELEGTRKAVLVFMDAADAYQEEAEKQIKAKVEELKVLRAQNVEMDERVQSLELELEIALAKNRELEAGVIVKKMEYDLVKVENDKLGTEVLTVEQKYVLSEAEVERLKMEEIMEAVLKEFDAEKAEIIKVPEDLKTNGENEKAFIGFCNRATT